CGTTCCGCGCGCCGATGGCAATCGCCGTGATCGGCGGCATCATCGTCTCGACCGTGCTTTCGCTGCTTGTCGTGCCCTCGTTCTTCCTGATCATGGATGACCTGTCGCGACTGCTCGGCTGGCTCTTCGGCCGTCTCGTCGGCAAGAAGGACGACGAACCGGAAGTGTTGGAAAACGAAGCCCTCACCGGCATCGTCACCGATCAGGCGAAGACCATCACCGAGCTTCAGGAGCGTCTGGACAGGCTGGAAGGCCCCAAGCGCACCGGCAACGTCATCAGTCATCCGGCAGCACTGGCTGCGGAGTAAAGACCAGATCAAACGAAAAAGCCCGGCCGCATCACTGATACGGCCGGGCTTTTCTTTGTCTGTTTCAGGCTTCAAAGCCCGCCTTCGACCCGCAGGAATTCGACAATTCGATCGACACCATCGCCGCGCTTCATGTCGGAGAAGACAAACGGCTTCGACTGGCGCATGCGGTCGGCATCGTTTTCCATCACACCGAGATCAGCGCCAACATAGGGCGCAAGATCCTTCTTGTTAATGACGAGTAAGTCGGAACGGGTGATGCCCGGCCCGCCCTTACGCGGGATTTCCTCGCCCTGGCAGACGGAGATCACATAAATGGTGATATCGGCCAGATCAGGCGAGAAGGTCGCCGCGAGATTGTCGCCGCCGGACTCGATGAAAACCACGTCGAGATCGGGGATACGGCGGTTGAGGTCAGCGATGGCCTGCAGGTTGATCGTCGCGTCTTCACGAATAGCGGTGTGCGGACAGCCACCGGTCTCCACCCCCACAATACGATCCGAAGGCAACGCCTGCATGCGCACCAGCGCCTCCGCATCCTCACGGGTATAGATATCGTTGGTGACGACGGCGACCGAATACTGGTCACGCATCGCCTTGCAGAGCTTGTCGGTCAGCGCCGTTTTTCCCGAACCGACCGGGCCGCCGATGCCGACACGTAAGGGGCCGTTTGCAGATTTCATCTTTCGAACTCCAATAAAACAACAGCATAGTAAAACTGGTCACTGCATAATGCCTTAAACCGAAATCGGTTTAAGGAATAAATTATGCAGCAGTCATAAAGTGCTACAGCGCCGTGCGCCATATATGACGCACGGCGCTGTGGTGGCGGATAGCGGCAAATGACGTATCCGCAGTGCTCGACTGAAGAGGTGAAACGCGCCGGGGCCGATCAAGAGCGGAAAAGTTTGACCGTCTGTGTCTCGTGGCGCAATGCGGAAATATCGGCCTGAAGGGTAGCGGAGCCGAGATCGTCAAGCGTCGATCGCGCCGCCCGCTCCGCGGTTGCGACAATCGTCTGCTCCAGCGCGGCCAGCACAGAAACACCATCCTTCTGGCCGCAGACGCTGAGCCGGATGCCAGCGGATATACTCTGTGAAATGAAAGCATGCAGATAAGCGGCAACAGCTTTGTCGCACGGCACGCCATGCAGGCCGGCCACAAGACCAACAGCCACGGGATAGGCCATCTTGTCGTCCGCAACCCCGGCCGTTTGCGGCCATGCGCTGGCCGTTGTCAGAAATGCATCTCCCAGCAGCATCGTCTCCTGGTGGCGCTCGCGCGAGCCGCTGAGCGCTTCGGCAAGCTCGGCGCACTGTGTCAATCGCCCGGCATCGGCGATCGCCCGATGGGCCTCGGCCAGAAGCACGGCATCGTTCCAGAGCGAACCCTGCGTCAGCAACGATGACAGCCATTCACCAAGTCCTGCACTTCCCGAAACCAGACCATCCTCGACCGCGCACTCAAGTCCGCCGGAATAGGCGAACGATCCGATCGGAAAGGCCGGCGACAGCCA
This genomic stretch from Pararhizobium capsulatum DSM 1112 harbors:
- the ureG gene encoding urease accessory protein UreG: MKSANGPLRVGIGGPVGSGKTALTDKLCKAMRDQYSVAVVTNDIYTREDAEALVRMQALPSDRIVGVETGGCPHTAIREDATINLQAIADLNRRIPDLDVVFIESGGDNLAATFSPDLADITIYVISVCQGEEIPRKGGPGITRSDLLVINKKDLAPYVGADLGVMENDADRMRQSKPFVFSDMKRGDGVDRIVEFLRVEGGL
- a CDS encoding urease accessory protein UreF, producing the protein MSDDQELGALLRLMSWLSPAFPIGSFAYSGGLECAVEDGLVSGSAGLGEWLSSLLTQGSLWNDAVLLAEAHRAIADAGRLTQCAELAEALSGSRERHQETMLLGDAFLTTASAWPQTAGVADDKMAYPVAVGLVAGLHGVPCDKAVAAYLHAFISQSISAGIRLSVCGQKDGVSVLAALEQTIVATAERAARSTLDDLGSATLQADISALRHETQTVKLFRS